cactttttaatgaagtccCCTTCACTGTACGGCTTTTTAGCTCGCGCAATATTCCATGCCAGCTGATATGATGCTAATGTGACCGTCTCTGAATGTTTGGTAAATTTCCGAAAGAGCTGAGTTTGCTTCTCTGACTGACGTTTCTACGTTTTTACCTTGTGCTTTCGAAGTTCACTGCCTTTGGGAAATTCCCGGCCCTCGGTAGGATGGAGTGTGGGGAAATGGCGCTCAAGATTTGAAGCCTTAAAATGCGACAGTGAAGTCTGACATATCAAGCAGAATGGTTTTCCGTTTCtttcaacaaaaaatataaatcctcCCATTCAGATTGAAATGTTCTGTGCTCATCTACATATTTGCGTTTAGCTGTACGCTTCCCTGACTCCGCCATGATGATTGCCAATTACAGTACGAACTAGACGAGGCTAGCCGCTAGTAGCGCATGACGTTCagtacaaaaataattatttaaaaaagatacatttcatttttttatttcaaaatcaatttgtatacatttctgtttagtttagttcagtttaatataatttaaaaacaaaaaatgcgaTTAAGAAGCAACTTGTGGATAGATGATTTAAGAGCCGCAAAGAGGCAGTGAAAGAGCCGCATGTGGCTCGAGAGCCGCGGGTTCGACACCCCTGCCCTGATCCATATCATCAGCTACTTAAACTGAACGATTAAGGCTGTGGTATAAACGTTGCCCACTAGAGGGAGCAATTGGATAAGGAAtcgtttaaagggatatttcaccccaaaatgaaaattgtcataaTCTGTTCACCCTCAATGTTCCACACCTTTATAATTATCTTTCTTGTGTGgaacatataaaaatacattttgaggaTTTTGGTAATAAAACAgtttttggtccccattgacatccatagtaggaaaaaatactatgTCAATATGGAAATATTAAGTATGTGAAATATTTAAGGCTATTTTCAAATATCAAATAGTGtctcatattttatttactttttttgcattttaaagtacTGTTGCTAGCTGTTAAGGCAGCTATATGTTGAGATGTGTCCACATTGTataattcatttcatttttgtaattttgtaatgtttttttctgtgtaatgttttatttagcaGACAGTATTTCAATAAATCTGATACTAGGCTATTGCTTTTAAAGTaacaataaaattaataaactttttCCTCCAATAACGTGCATTTGGTAGCTGGTTCAGGTGTTTGATTaaggttgaagctaaactttgcaggacagtgggcctttaaaaatgtatatatatgacCCTTTCTGCTCAATTAATTTGTCCAAAGTGCAGTCAGCTGGTCTAACATATCCACCTCTGATAAATTAAATGTTCAATTAAATGCTGTAAATTATTCATAAATCATGTAGTATGGCGAATCCTTTTTGGCATAAGTATTAAGTTTTCTTACGATCATACTGTCTTCTATCTTTCCAGATGAAGAAGATGCTGTGATCCCTGAAGCCATCTACAGCGAACTCGAAGTCCAGGTTCTGACAGTGTAACAATTTACGCATAAAATTCAACACACTCAAGGATGAGAACCAGCAGCATTTCAGTTACTCTACTGGGTGTTTTCTTTACTGGTTCTATTAGATGTTTTTATTGACTTTGAAATGCAAGTCCTGCGTTGACATTTTATAGGGCACTTTCAGTTCTAACATTGTCTGTTTCATGTTTTatgaatatataataattattttaatgttcatAATTGTGACAGTTCTTATTAGCACACTGCTGTAGTTGAAGCTACTACACTTTCAATATTGTGACAAATAAACCACACTTTGATTTTAACAGTAAGAAGTATACCAGTAATCAAGTATACTGGACATTCTTTACTAgtgtattgtttttaaaaaatgtagtatATCGAGCAAAATCTATTGATGTTcggaacatcattgactgctTTTAAAACCACAAACTAGAGAAAATGTGCACAGATAAGATGATCACTAATACAAAGTTGCGGATTGTAAAGGAACAACATACATGAACTTCAACCATTGACCTAAGAGTAAGTACGGGTCAGGAAACCTCACCTTGTTGCAACCGATTTTGGGTTAATTTAGGCCTATTAATGTAAGAACCGGTTTTAAGCATGTAAACTATAAAAATTTTAAGTCTTCATTTCAATGGCTGAGTTAGGGCTGTTGCATATAACTATGTTGCCAGTTGATAGTCTGGTTATGGTGCACGGGAGTATCCCAAATCCACCCAGTAACAACTCCTACAATTCCTTGCATAAGTGTAAGTGGTTTTCTATAAGacaaaaacataacacaaacacagaaatttcaataaatataaaccagTAAACATTGCAAGCATTAATTACACATATAAATGAGCAAGGAAATAAAGTGAAGCGAAAATGTGTTATATGGGCTGATACAGCACCagtagtaaaaaaaatgtttagcatCTGAAATTTGACTCTTTTGTCTCGGTCTCTTCAAGTATGAGTTTTGTCAGAGGTTTATAACTTTTGGCGGAGGCAGACTGTAGTCGAATTTGAATAAAATTTGAAATGTCTATAAATCCTAATATTTCCGTTTCTGTATTGAAGTATTGAAAACCGCTCAGTCTGTCGTTTATACTCAGAATTCGCCGCCCACCTCGGGCACTGCAGAATCAACGAGCGCCAAACAGATGAGCCAATCAGAACCAGCCATGTTCGAGCTGCTTAATATCGCGGAGCTCAATTGGCCAGGCGCTTTCCGGGATTCGTCCAATCGGATGCGCGACTGCAGTGGGGGCCATGTGAAGAAGTTCTCTTTGTTCTTGATTTTGAACGAATACATTTTGTTGTTAAACTGAAAACCGGCTCGACAAATTGTCAGTCGTCGGATTTTTTACTGCCATGGATCATGTAAGCCGATTGTTAATGTGTTTGCGTTTTTGGACAGTGTCGTGCGAATTCTTTAGTAGAGTGTTCATGATTTGTAACGAAGCAAATACTAAGGTAAACAGATCTATATGACCATCAAGTCGATAAGGaaaacatgtctttatttttaGCATTCAACTGTGCCACTTCCTGTGGACCGTTTGGGCTTGGGTCAACTGGTTTATTAAGCTCCTCCCACTCCCGAAGAATatgcttgttcgacttgatgcggcgccgcaagatccgacaggagGATGACATCacgtaccgcgagagcgattcgaaaaaccataaaaagttTCGCAtcgtactttgatgtcatccgcctgtcggctCTTTCGGcaccgcatcaagtcgaacaagcctaatctTTCTAGGCGGTCTATGACGGCACACAATGCCATGGTCCAACAATGGTCAATTTTGCTTACTTGGCGTTAATCCCGTCACGTGAATGTTCACGTATGAATGTTCAATGTTCATCATATCTACACTAAACCCCGCAACATTGATGTAAGAAAATAGATCAACAGCTAAATTCTAGTCGGATGACCCAGTTCACAAATGAACATGTATAAAGATCCTATTCAAGACAACCactcaatttacattttttatttaaaagactgGAGGAAGGAATATCATTTACAGTGCTTGGTTTGGAATGAAATTACTGAATGTTTTGATcccagaaacaaaataaaaatacaaaacaacaaaaataaatcaaaacattctttttttctgaAGGTCACTGATTTCTCAGGAGAACTTCCATTTAATGGGAACTGCAATTACATAAAGTTCATGGTTTCTCTGAATCTCTTAGAGCTCATCTTTTTTCTGTGATAATTGTGTGGCGTGCTTTTCCACAAACTTGCTGAGTTCGTCGAGGTCCCTTTTACCGCCTTCAAGTTTGACTGGGCTCTGCTTGCTGTTGCTGGGAGCAAAGTAGATTGTAGGGAAACCCTCTACTTTATAACTCTCATGAGGCACATCATTAGCAGTGGCATCCATTTTGGCGATGACGAGATTCTTCTCATTCTTGTATTTCTTTCCGAGAGCAATGTAATCTGGCTCCATATTTTTACAGTGGCCACACCACGGAGCATAAAATTCAATTAGAACGTCTTTCTTGGCGTCCATGACAATCTCATCGAAAGTTTTGCCCACCACAACAGTCACTGGTCCTTTGTTGCTCTTGGGAATAGGTTGAGACTTTACAATGGGTTTCACCTTGCCTGTTAGAGAACAAAAGACATGTAAGCATTGATTTGAATTCGTAGCGACAAATGCTATACAAAAGACCAACTGTCCTCAGAGTTTAACAACCTACAtcacttgtttttatttgcagtaaTAGGCTAGCTGGAGGTTTGCACAAAAATGTTAGGTTTAAAAATGTCAGcgtttttttattcagattaATTGCAAACCACATTTATCAATACTTCATGAGAAAATCCCCATAAAGAAAATTTGACATCTTTCTCTTATAACTAAGAATAATTAACAAACCCACATACCTTTTTTAAAGGCCATAACAAAGCTATGAAGCACATCCGAGTCGAATTCTTCTGGTTCCATGGCATATTTCTTTCCTCCCTCACCAAGAATGCCAACATTCACCTCTTCACCACTATCACTCAATCCAAGGCTCTTCAATTCATCAGCATAGTCTTCCTCATCCGCAATGGCAAATGTGTACTCAGGGAAGTCCTTTGCTACTTCAAGCACTTTGCTTCTCCAAAACTGTGTCGCTGTGGTAAAGATAACAAAAGGTGTCAGTGATGCACCAATGGGAACAGCTGTAATTGTATAGTGATGTTCGTGATACTTTACAGAGTTTTAAGTACAGCCAGTCTGTTATACACTTACCAACTCTGTAATCAAAACTGAAGTCTACTCCATAATATACAACCACAAGAGGTCGTTTGGTGTATCTCTTTGCATCATTGCTTTGTTTTCTATGTCCAACCAAAGGCAGTGCGTGCTTCTTGAAGAAATCTTGCACTTCTGAAGCAAGTGTGGAATCCTTTAGGAAAATATCAAATATCCCTTAGGAACACTATAAGAAAATGTTGTGCATCTTAGGATGTCAAACTCTAAACTTACTTTAACTGTTAATGAATGAGATGCTGGCTCATATTTAGATCTAAACCGCTCGGGATGAAGCATGACAACTTGTCCTGGGGAAGCCTTGAAGAATTTTGCAACTTCGCTATCAAATGTATGTAGAAACTTGAAGTCTTCCCGCAAGGAGTTACCTTCAGGAAGAAAGAACAGATTGTTAGTAACAAATTTTGATCTTAGCTCAACATAGACTCTTACACAATGCCTCATTTTTATTACTCACATGCTTCTTGATAGATCTCATATGCAGCATCTTCTTCACCAGAGAAAACTCCAACAATCGCAACATCATCTCCATCTTTGAGGAGCTCCTGTTTCTCTATGtcaccatattaactcgcaaagtctttatttcaagaactgcgtggtgtactatagttataataacatctgaagatacgaacaccgtacactgtatgccgtgataactaactgttacaagagaagtgtctaaaacagtcctttttcttactggcatctgtataaggattaaagaatgattcgtcagactcgggctcgaactggtaaggtaaaatcgacgccatctctctctatacactgttaatatccaaccacctgcaaaccgtaatacagcagtaatgataggctggtccatttgcgacacatgctgaacgcgtttgaccaatcacagcagactagaccatttgaccaatcacagcagactagaccatctgaccaatcacagcagactacactatctgaccaatcagatcagactacgctggcggaaaggcggagattacacagatgaatcgcggaacgaatcatttgagagtcagtcaagaagtaaggtaataaaaactgcttattattacgaaataatagtatttttacatcatgtatgtacataaacttgttgtcggacactccataaaccaaaataagcccttaaaaatattgaggaatgtactctttaagaatttggtgggttcttatcagaactagtactggccgcagatagactccttgtcgttggtgactttaacatccacgtagataacgttacagatgccttaggaatggctttcaaagacactcttaactccatgggcattagtcaacatgtgtcaggacccactcaccttcgtaatcatactttagatttaatactgtcttacggtataaatgtggacgacgttaaaatccttcagcagagtgaagacatttcggatcattatctggtattatgtttgcttcactggcctacggctgcaaataaaactcattgttacaaatatggtagaacaataacttcaactaccaaagatgcgtttctcgataatctgcccgaattgtctcaaatcatgagaaataacgttgaagatcttgacattaccactgaaaattttaattccaccttctcggtaacgctgacaaagttgctccactacgtttaaagaagattaaaaatggcagccccacaccgtggtataatgaacacactcaggctctaaagaaagcggcccgaaaaatggagcgcaactttaagaaaactaaattagaggtatttcgtacagcatggaaggatagtattcgaaaatacaggaaagccctaaaaacttctagatccgcctatttttcatcactaatagaagaaaaccagcacaaccctaggtttttatttaacacggtggctaaattaacaaaaaataaatcgtcagtgacttctgatcctgtatatcagcatagcagtgatgaatttatgaactacttcacatataaaatccaagatattagagaaaaaattataacaatgcaatcagaagtgaaacccgctgaacaaactaactacagcgcccttaaggagaaaatgcaattattttatacctagatcaagatgagctgtctaaaattattagatcatctaaatcaacaacatgcatactagaccctatacctacaaatctactgaaagagatgctcccagaaattatagatcctcttcttggtattattaactcatctctgacattaggacatgtgcctaaagcatataaggtggctgttataaggccccttgtcaaaaaaccccaactcgaccctagagaactaaggaactacaggcctatatcgaatctacctttcatatctaaagttctggaaaaagtagtttcaactcaattatgctccttcctccaaaggaatgacatcaatgaagaattccagtctggatttagagcatgtcacagtacagagactgctttgatcagagttacaaatgatctgctattggcgtctgaccgaggttgtatctcgttattggtgctgctagaccttagtgctgcattcgataccattgaccacagcacactcctacatagactcgaaaattatgtcggcattaagggaatagctttgaaatggtttaaatcttatttatccgaccgttttcaatttgtagcaataaacaatgaggtgtcacgcaaatcgcaagtccagtacggtgtaccacagggctcagtcttagggcctctgctcttcgcattatacatgtaggtgcgacacggagttagctttcactgttatgctgatgatactcaactttatatttcctcgaagcctcatgaaacacagcagttccatcgaataatggaatgcatagtcgatataaaaaactggatgagtaacaactttttattactgaactcggacaaaacggaagtgttacttattggaccgaaaactgctataagtaacaaccaagaatactgtttaactattgacggatgttccataaaaccctcgtcgtcagcaaagaatcttggcgttctattcgatagtaatctgtcatttgagagccacgtcgccaacacctgtaaaattgcgtttttccatcttaagaatatatctaaactacgtcatatgctgtcaatgtcagatgcagagaagttaattcatgcattcatgacatcaagactagattactgtaatgcactgttaggtggttgccctgcaggcttattacaa
The Triplophysa rosa linkage group LG7, Trosa_1v2, whole genome shotgun sequence genome window above contains:
- the LOC130557313 gene encoding protein disulfide-isomerase A4-like, encoding MKRGLLCVGGRLKQSSLSEELKHPVILPKDSHIVELILAHYHAKVCHQGRYLTLMELRANGFWVIGGGKSVAKLIHGCVQCRKLRRPTEQQQMAELPKERVEASAPFLYAEKQELLKDGDDVAIVGVFSGEEDAAYEIYQEACNSLREDFKFLHTFDSEVAKFFKASPGQVVMLHPERFRSKYEPASHSLTVKDSTLASEVQDFFKKHALPLVGHRKQSNDAKRYTKRPLVVVYYGVDFSFDYRVATQFWRSKVLEVAKDFPEYTFAIADEEDYADELKSLGLSDSGEEVNVGILGEGGKKYAMEPEEFDSDVLHSFVMAFKKGKVKPIVKSQPIPKSNKGPVTVVVGKTFDEIVMDAKKDVLIEFYAPWCGHCKNMEPDYIALGKKYKNEKNLVIAKMDATANDVPHESYKVEGFPTIYFAPSNSKQSPVKLEGGKRDLDELSKFVEKHATQLSQKKDEL